DNA from Candidatus Cloacimonas acidaminovorans str. Evry:
CAAAAGTTCCGTAGGAACGACAGATATTAACAACGGGTTTTGAACCCGGTGATGAGAATAAAAAAAATACATATCTCTTTTTTTAAGAATGAGTTCCGTAGGAACGACAGATACTAACGACGGGTTTTAACCCGGCGCTTTTCTCTCTGGAAATAAAATAAGTCCCAGCGGGAAGACAGATAAGATATACAATAAATACAGATAGCATAAACGCAAAGTATAATAATAAACTAAATAGATAGTATATTGTGAGAATATAGTATAAAGCAAATCTGTCATTCCTACGGAACTTTTTTCTCCTTTATCTGATATTTTTTCACCGGATTAAAAATCCGTTGTTAAAACCTGTCATTCCTAAAGGAATTGATCTTTTTTTAGAAACCTTCAGTTTTTTTGGCAAAGAAAGAATTTGCCAATCCATTTTTCCCTAACTGCATTAGTGGTTTAAACTGGATTTTTGTAGTTTTATCACAAAATTGCTTGACAAATTAAAGGGATGAATTATTATGTTACTCTAAACCTAAAAGGAGTTTTTTATGTTAGTAGAATTCAGCGTAGAAAATTACCGGTCTATTTATAACAAAGTTACTTTAAGTATGGAAGCGGTTACCAAAAACGAGCTGGATGACCATATTAGAGAAGTTTCCCATCAGCGTTTACTTAAAACCGGTGTAATTTATGGAGCCAATGCCAGTGGCAAAAGTAACATCTTTAAAGCATTTTCTTTTATGAAAAATATGGTTCTCAATTCCTTCAAAGAATCGCAAATTGGAGAGCTGATTTTAGTGGAGCCCTTTTTACTGAATTCTACGGGTAAAGATGAACCCAGTTCTTTTGAAGTGATATTTTTAATTGATGATGTTCTCTATCGCTATGGATTTTCTGCCTTTAGAGATCATATTGCCAAAGAATGGTTATTTAGCCGAAAAACAATTCCCAGAGCACGAGAAATAGTTCTTTTTGAAAGATCGGGTCAGGATATTAAGGTCCACATTCAATTCAAAGAAGGCAAAGGGGAGGTGAAAGACAAACTGAGAGAGAATTCTCTTTTCATCAGTTTATTAGCCCAGTTTAATGGTCTTATAGCAATTAAAATAGTTAAATGCTTTTTAGATTCCAATTTATGGGCAATGGATGCGTATAATCCTATTCATACAACTGCTTTATTGGATAACAATGTTGTTCCCCTAAAATGGGTAAATGAATTTATGCAAAAAGCTGATACTGATATAAAAGAAATCCGGATAAATGAGCAAGAAATTGAAAAGGATATGAGAATAAATATTCCCGTTTCTTCACTTATTTTAAAGGGGAAAGAAAATCAAGTGGTTACTCTTTCTATTAAGACCATACACCAGTTCTATGATCCTAAAGAAGATGTCCTGAAAGAAGTAGAATTTGATATGGAGAAGCAGGAATCTGAAGGAACCAAAAAATTCTACTGTCTTGCAGGTTTATTATATGCCACTTTACAAAATGGTGGAAGATTATTTATAGATGAAATAGAAAACAGTTTGCATCCTTTCTTAACCAGAATCATTATCCGGTTATTTCAGGATAAAGAAACCAATCCCAAGGGTGCACAATTATTTTTTACAACCCAAAATACACTCTTTCTGAATAAAGATAATTTTAGACGGGATGAGATCTGGTTTGTGGAAAAAGCACCGGATCATTCTTCCGATCTTTATTCCTTAGTAGAATATAAATTACCGAAAGGTTCTGCCCGTAAAGATGCATCTTATGCAAAGGATTATATTCGTGGAAAATATGGAGCTGTTCCTTATGTAGAATATGCGGATTTTGCAGAGTTATTCAAAAAAAGCAGAGAGCGGACTAAAAATGAGCAGAACTAAGAGACCTTATAACATCAGAAAAATTGCTCCGGATTTAATAATTATTGTTACTGAGGGTGAAAAGACCGAACCGAATTACTTTAGGAAATTTCCTGTGCAGAAGAAGAAGGTAATTATAATTGAAACAGGTATGAATACAATATCATTAATTTCGGCAAATCCTGTTAATTTTGTTACAAAGTGGAATTTATCCATCCATTTTTTCTCAATTGCTTTATTTTGGGTTAAATTAGTATAAAATAGGAGATAAAAAATGGAATACACCTTTGAAGCAATTAAATTTTTTCAGGCGCGGATTGAGGCATATTTAAATATTTGGGAAAATGCTACTTTGGAAGATATGAAAAGTGATCAAAGGGAAAAACAGCATTCACCTTTAAATGTGAGGAAAGCATTATTTCGTCAAGCTATAGGAGGTCATTTAACTGAAGGGCAGGAATATCGGATAGTCAATCAAGACCTAAAGTGGTATCTGCATCCGGAGTTTGAGACCTTTAACCGAGAATTGAGGAATCTGATAAAAGAAAAATTAGAGGAAAAGAATCTGCTTTATTACTGGGAGCCGAGAGAATATGAAGAAATTGCCCCGGAAAAACTTCAAGGTCCCTTTGAGCGTGAATTAAATTGTTGGAAATATGTAAATCTGGATTATGATGATGGTGATTTGGGCAAAGATGAAGCGGAAATATCCCTAAAAGCAAGATGGGTTTTGCATTGTGCTTATAAAGCTAATAAACTTTCTGAAGCAGAAATTACCCAATTAATCAAATTGGATTTGGATGCACTGTTGTGTGAAAATGCTGTTTATTTCAATATTTTTGAACTGAAGTTGATAACGGATTTTTTACTGGAACAGGGAGTTTGGGATCATTTACCTGATCCGCTTTTTGTGAACAGGTTATCTTCCCAACCGGAATAATGGTTATCTATTTGTTTTTGTAAGTTGTGCATTTTTGATGTGGCAGTGGTTATTTTGCAAAATAGGATAGGGTCTTCCGGAATTCTTCTCTGTTAATCTCAATAATGCGGTAGGGGGGAAAAAAAGGAGTGGATAATTCCGAAATGAAAAGAAACCAGAAATATTTTGAAGATATTTATGCCTGGGGTTCATCCCGAATCGTAATTCCTCACCCTAAATACCAAATACACCCACTATTGTGTTCAGATGCATTATACTGATTTTACCGACTGCAACTTTTAACGACAAAGTAACACTCAAGTAACAACCCCGTAACGGAACTACGGAAGTGTTACGGAAGTGTTACGGAGTCGTTACTTAATTGACTATATAACAAGCAACTATCTGCTCTAAAGTTGTCATCCTTACGAAGGCAGGAATCTACACAGGACAAAATAAGAACCTATAGTTTTCTTTTGCTGGGTTAAAACCTATCGTTAGAATCTGTCGTTCCTACAGAACTCAAAAAAAAGACATAAACCTGAATAATGCACTCGGAAATGCTAAGTACTGGAAATTTTGGTGTAAGCAAGATGTAAGGCAATACCTCCAATATAACCTGCAACTGCCTGAATAATATTGACCGGCAAATCGGCTATGGCTACTGCCAATCCCAGATTAGGAAAAAGCCAGCAACCCAAAAAATAACCGGCAATCATAATTATAACTGCTATTGCCGGGAAAAAATAAATCTGCCATTTTATAGCGGGTTTTGCCAATCCGGCAATTAATCCTTCCAGCCCTTTAACAATAAGCGTTATAGGAGCAAAAACAGGAAAACCGATTAAATCTGCAAGAGCCGAACCAATTCCTCCGGCAATTAAACCTGCTTTCCAGCCACCAAAAAGTCCACTAAAGATAATAACTACATCTCCTAAATTAAAATAGCCACCTCCCGGAACAGGAATTCTTACCAGAACCGTAGCGATCATAACCATAACGGTAAGTCCAACTATAAGATACCATTTCATTTTATCTCCTTTTTATTCATCTATTTAGGCAAAATTACTTCGGAACTTGGTGACAATGCCAGATGCGTTCATCAATCATTTCTCCTTTCAGTGTTGCCTCGTTAATTACATAAGTAATAAGTGCTAAAAGAACAATGAGGCGTTTACGAAACTTTTTTTTCAGAGTAATTTTACCCGCTTGCTCGGCAGGAATGGAATCTACAAAAAGGCATAACTCGGAATAAGATGAAAAGGCAATTTTATAAAGCATTTTACCCAAAATAATATACTTCAATTTTTCTATTCCCAAAGGAAAATCCAGAAAGGTGTCTATTTTCAGCCAAGTGATTAATACCTGGATAAACATTAAACTGCTGATAAGTAATGTAGTTCGCGTAATACCGTAATGAATCCAGTAATCCTTGTTTTGTCCAATCTGAAAAAGGGCAAAAATAAAATAAACCCCGAAAAGCAGTAAAATAAAAGGCAAGAAGTGATAAAGTTTCTTTAAAAGTCCCTTAAGCTTAAAAGTCCAAGCACTAAGCAATAATACAACTCCCAAGACAACTAATTGCACAGGGATATTCTCCAGATAAATAAGGCAGAAGAAAACAAAAAACACAATTAGAGCTAAAGAGACCAACAGTAATCTATATTGTGGTTTCATAAACACGACTCTGATTTGGTGCAATCAACTGAAAATTGATGATGTTAACTTCTTCGGTAACAGAAAAAGAAGAATGTTCACAAAAAATGAGACAAAAAGGGATACTACTTTCTTTTAAATAGTGATAAATTTCTGCTAAATGCAGGTTTTCATCTACAAGGCAATAAACCGGTTTGGGTTCAATAGCATATATTTCGGAGAGATTATGCAGCAGATATTGAATGCAATCCCATTCGCTTTTCAGTTTCAATTCTGGCTTATAAAATGCGGAATGGGACTTAATAGCATAACCCTGCAAATGAAAAAGTTGCTGTAAATAGAGAAAATAGAACAAATTCCTTTTGGTTTCCAAAACGGGAAGCAAGGAATGTTTTATAAAAGAACTTTTACCACTGCCGTTTTCACCTTGCAGATAATAGATATTTTCAGGCAGAAAAAAAAGCTCCTGTTCAATCAGCAAACTAAAATCCTGCCAGCAAGAAACTATCCCCGGTGCAATTTTAATCATCAGCTTTCGTCCAGAATAATATCCTTTCCGCTATTCCGAATCAAGCTTTGAATTGCATCGCGGCGTTTTGGATCAAGCGCATTCAGCAAATTCACAAAACGGATTTTAGGTGCAGGAGAATATATTGCCAAAAGTGCCATCAAAATAACTTTCTGCCCTCCGGAAAGTTCCTCTATTTTGTAAAATTTATCTATTGTCTTACCAGTCAATTTTTCAAACTGGTCAATCAGCTTAGCTGTGGCTGATTCATCCAAATTGTAAATAAGAAGTTCATCTCTTAAGCGGTCACAGGAAATAAGCGGAATATTAGCATCAGCCAATAAATAATCCTTATGTATCATTTTTCATTTCCTTTATCAACTGGCGGAGAGTCAGGGATTCGAACCCTGGGTACCTGTAAAAAAGGTACAACGGTTTTCGAGACCGTCCCGTTCAACCACTCCGGCAACTCTCCTCTTTATTTTATAATGTTCTTTTTTTGTGGAAAAATTCTTCCAGCAGGAAGGCACATTCTTGTTCCAGAATTCCGCCAATAACAACAGGATGATGATTGAAACTTTTATCATTCAGCACATTATACAACGAGCCAACAACTCCGGCTTTCGGATCTTTGGCTCCATATACAACGGTTCCTATTTTACTTAAA
Protein-coding regions in this window:
- a CDS encoding AAA family ATPase is translated as MLVEFSVENYRSIYNKVTLSMEAVTKNELDDHIREVSHQRLLKTGVIYGANASGKSNIFKAFSFMKNMVLNSFKESQIGELILVEPFLLNSTGKDEPSSFEVIFLIDDVLYRYGFSAFRDHIAKEWLFSRKTIPRAREIVLFERSGQDIKVHIQFKEGKGEVKDKLRENSLFISLLAQFNGLIAIKIVKCFLDSNLWAMDAYNPIHTTALLDNNVVPLKWVNEFMQKADTDIKEIRINEQEIEKDMRINIPVSSLILKGKENQVVTLSIKTIHQFYDPKEDVLKEVEFDMEKQESEGTKKFYCLAGLLYATLQNGGRLFIDEIENSLHPFLTRIIIRLFQDKETNPKGAQLFFTTQNTLFLNKDNFRRDEIWFVEKAPDHSSDLYSLVEYKLPKGSARKDASYAKDYIRGKYGAVPYVEYADFAELFKKSRERTKNEQN
- a CDS encoding ECF transporter S component; the protein is MKWYLIVGLTVMVMIATVLVRIPVPGGGYFNLGDVVIIFSGLFGGWKAGLIAGGIGSALADLIGFPVFAPITLIVKGLEGLIAGLAKPAIKWQIYFFPAIAVIIMIAGYFLGCWLFPNLGLAVAIADLPVNIIQAVAGYIGGIALHLAYTKISST
- a CDS encoding P-loop NTPase family protein → MIHKDYLLADANIPLISCDRLRDELLIYNLDESATAKLIDQFEKLTGKTIDKFYKIEELSGGQKVILMALLAIYSPAPKIRFVNLLNALDPKRRDAIQSLIRNSGKDIILDES